CCTGACGGAATGCCTGCATGAAGCGGGTCTGCCGAAGGGTGTCTTCAACATCGTCAACGGGTATGGCAATGTCGTTGGCGCGGAACTCAGCCGGCATCCAGACATAGCAAAGGTGACCTTCACGGGCTCAAGCGCCGTTGGTAGGGAAATCATGCGAAACGCGGCCGAGAGCTTCAAGCGCGTCACGTTGGAACTTGGCGGCAAGGGGCCGAACATCATCCTCGACGATGCCGATCTTGACGTTGTCATTCCTGCCGTACTGCGGATGGGCTTCATCAACAGCGGTCAGGCCTGCATCGCCGGCACTCGCATTCTGGTTCCGAGCCAGCTGCTCGATGACGTCCTGGTCCGGCTGAAGCAGGAGATCGAGACGCTCAAGGTCGGCGCTCCCAATGATCCCGACGCGATGATCGGGCCGATGGTGAGCCGCAAGCAGTACGATCGCGTCCAGTCCTACATCGAACTGGGAACGCAAGAAGGCGCCCGTGTCCTGACCGGTGGTATTGGGCGACCCGCCGGTCTGGATCGTGGCTGGTTTGCGAGGCCGACGATCTTTTTCGACGTGGACAACCACATGAGGATCGCACGCGAGGAGATCTTTGGTCCGGTCCTCTCGGTCATCGCCTACCGTGACGAAGACGAAGCCGTGTCCATCGCCAATGACACCCCGTACGGCCTCCAGGCCTATCTGCATGGTAACGATCTCGGGCACATGCAGGCGCTTGCGGATCGACTGGACAGCGGGCGGGTGGTCATCAACGGCGCGCCGCATGAGCCGCTCGCGCCCTTTGGCGGATTCAAGCAGTCAGGGATCGGTCGAGAATACGGCGTGTTCGGTCTTGAGGCGTTTCTGGAGCCGAAAGCCGTTATCGTTTGATAAGCTGAGATTGAGCGGACCGCATCACGGAGGGAACTCCGCAGCCCATACGCGCCCAAATTTCGCTTTATCACCTACAGGATTGAGCGGCGAGACACCGCCCGTATCGATGCTCAGGCACTGATGCCGTCGTAGACGAGAATGCCTGAACCGGTGATGTAGGCTGCACCGGGGTCCGCGAGAAAGGCGACGGCCTCTGCGACTTCTCCGGTTTTACCATATCGAGCAATCGACAGGTTTGGCAGACTAGCGGCTGCGAGCGGGCCACCGGCAGGGTTCATGTCAGCATCAAGCGGACCTGGTCGAACCAGATTGTCGGTAAGTTCACGAGAGCCCATTTCACGTGCGAGACCGCGCGTGAAGCTTTCCAGCGCAAACTTGGTGGCGGCATAGACCGCGATCCCCGCGAACGGCACAACCAGACCCGCATTGCTGCCGCTACTGATGATGCGACCTCCGTTAGGGATATATTTCAGCGCTGCATGGGTGATCAGAAAGAAACCCCGAACATTGACCCTCAGCTGCAGATCGATCTCCTCCAGTGGCTGCGTGGAGAAATCACTTGCGAAAAGGACGCCAGCATTATTGACCATAATATCACGGCCGCCGAAGTGGGCGTGCGTTAATAGGGTTGCCGTCGTCATCCAACAGGCGAGACAGCGCCGCTTGCGCTTCTGCACTAATCGAATGGGGTGCACGGATCGACCGTGACGAAATCTTTTTTGAAGCTCTCGCTCTACAGCGACTACGCGATGCGCGTGATGATTCATCTTGCGGCCAAAGATGATGACCTGACGTCAATCAGGCAGGTTGCAGCCATCTACGACATATCCCAGAATCACCTGATGAAAGTCGTCCAGGATCTTGCCAGCGCGGGCTTCATCGAGGCGGTCCGAGGTCGAAAGGGCGGCATTCGACTAGCGCGGCCCGCTGACCAGATCAACCTCGGATCGATCCTCCGCCACACCGAGAAGCTGACAGACCTCTTCGTCTGCGATGGATGCATCATCGCGCCTGCGTGCGGCCTTCCCGTCGTTCTCAAAGAGGCGACGGCGGCGTTTGTAGGCGTATTCGACCGGTACACTTTGGCCGACGTGGCTCGCAGGAAGTCCAAACTTGCCGCGCTGCTTTCGATTATTACGGATGCGGCCCCGGCTGGCTTGTCGACCCGCCGTCAGTAGAAGCGACTAGCGGTCCGCAACCACGACTCGTTCCCTCCTTAGGAACTCATATTCACGATCAATCCCCCAAGTGTAGCGGAAGGCGGAGCCGTCGCTCTCTGTTGCGCGATGGCAGGGGATCGCCACTGGCAGAGGATTGCTTGCGAACACGTTGGCGACCGCTTTCTCCCTTCCTGTTCCCAATTCTATAAGCCAACTCTTGGTAGAAATCCGGAGACTCACCGCTCTAAGTCTCTCAAGGAGTGCCTTTTCGATGGCGAGGCATAAAGTGGAATCTTGATCTCACCTATTGCCAATATCAACGAACTTGATTATGCGATTTGACTGGTAACCAACCAATTTTGGAGAAAAATGTGCATAGTCGGGACGAACATCAATCTCGCAGCCGAGCGCAGTGGATCATCCTGGGAGCGGCACTCCAATGCATCGCCTTCGTTAGCCAGGCAGATAGGGCAAACGCTCAGCCTGTGCCGGAAACAGGCACAACTCTTCTGGAACCTATTACTGTCACCGCGCGCAACATCGAAGAAGAGGCCAAGGACGTGCCATTCTCCGTGTCAGCCCGGCGGGGCGAAGCGCTGCGCGAGCAGGATGTCGGCGACACGCAGGCGCTGGCGCGCGGCGTTCCGGGTTTCAACCATGCTGATACCGGTCTGCCCTTCTCTAATCTCGTCAACATTCGCGGGATTGGCTCATCATCGGCGTTGATCTCGCCCTCAGTGAATTACTACATCGACGGCGTTCCCGTGCCTGCTCGCATGTTCGACATGCCTTTCGGCTACGTCGAGCGGATCGAGGTTTTGCGCGGACCACAAGGCACTCATTTCGGGCTGAACTCCCAGGCTGGCGCCGTCAACATCGTCACCGCCGACCCCGCGGACACCTTCGGCGGCAATGCCGGCGTCCTTTACGGATCGAACGGTCGTAAGGAAATCGACGCTACCGTCGAAGGCCCGATCAACGACATGATCTCGGGACGGCTCTCCGGGCGGCTGAGGGATTTCGACGGAGATCTCGCCAATATCCTCTGGTCCGCGCCAGGCATCGTGTCGTCTTCGCAAGACGTCCTGCGCGCCCGAACCTATGGTTCACTTTCCAGTAAGCTTCTCTTCAATTTCGATGATCTGGGAACACTCACGCTTAATGGAACCTTGAGCCGCGACCGGCAAAACCCAAGCACCGGGGTCTGGCTTGATGATCCGGGTTTTCCGCGCAACGCGTTCAACCCGCTTCCCGAACTGGAAGGTCAGACGGCGACCTTCTCGGCCAAATATGAGCGTGACCTGGAAGAGGCGCATTTTACCGTTCTCTCAGGGTACTCGTATTATGATACGCAACTGGACGCCGACATCGTCGACGGTTTTCTGGGAAGCGCCCAAACGGGTGCTCCGGGCTTCATGCTGCAGACGCCGGGCCTGAACGTGCGCCGTATCGATGAACGCAGCAGGCAGTTCAACCAAGAATTCCGGCTGGACGGGGAAACGGATGGCGGCACCCGCTGGGTCGCCGGAGTGAGCGGCCTTTACTCGCATTTCGATTCCACCACGGACATCACCAGCCTTGCCATCGACAATGGCACCTATCAGAGTCAGATCGACACAACCAATCTCGCCGCCTTCGGCGAAGTAACCGTACCCATTACCGAGCGCATGAACTGGATCGGC
This sequence is a window from Agrobacterium tumefaciens. Protein-coding genes within it:
- a CDS encoding aldehyde dehydrogenase family protein is translated as MRNIDKIYIEGRFITPKGTETSDLHNPSTEEKIGTVRLAGVEDAQEAIAAAKRAFPSFSRTSKAERIEMLKRLNAVVGARVTDLTEAMSLEYGAPQTFTRFAIPHAASSFLTMASVLEDYEFERQIGRARVVMQPSGVAAAITPWNSNIGFIASKLATAIAAGSTIVIKPSEMSAIQTQILTECLHEAGLPKGVFNIVNGYGNVVGAELSRHPDIAKVTFTGSSAVGREIMRNAAESFKRVTLELGGKGPNIILDDADLDVVIPAVLRMGFINSGQACIAGTRILVPSQLLDDVLVRLKQEIETLKVGAPNDPDAMIGPMVSRKQYDRVQSYIELGTQEGARVLTGGIGRPAGLDRGWFARPTIFFDVDNHMRIAREEIFGPVLSVIAYRDEDEAVSIANDTPYGLQAYLHGNDLGHMQALADRLDSGRVVINGAPHEPLAPFGGFKQSGIGREYGVFGLEAFLEPKAVIV
- a CDS encoding SDR family oxidoreductase, which codes for MTTATLLTHAHFGGRDIMVNNAGVLFASDFSTQPLEEIDLQLRVNVRGFFLITHAALKYIPNGGRIISSGSNAGLVVPFAGIAVYAATKFALESFTRGLAREMGSRELTDNLVRPGPLDADMNPAGGPLAAASLPNLSIARYGKTGEVAEAVAFLADPGAAYITGSGILVYDGISA
- a CDS encoding RrF2 family transcriptional regulator, which codes for MTKSFLKLSLYSDYAMRVMIHLAAKDDDLTSIRQVAAIYDISQNHLMKVVQDLASAGFIEAVRGRKGGIRLARPADQINLGSILRHTEKLTDLFVCDGCIIAPACGLPVVLKEATAAFVGVFDRYTLADVARRKSKLAALLSIITDAAPAGLSTRRQ
- a CDS encoding MGMT family protein → MSLRISTKSWLIELGTGREKAVANVFASNPLPVAIPCHRATESDGSAFRYTWGIDREYEFLRRERVVVADR
- a CDS encoding TonB-dependent receptor, whose product is MPETGTTLLEPITVTARNIEEEAKDVPFSVSARRGEALREQDVGDTQALARGVPGFNHADTGLPFSNLVNIRGIGSSSALISPSVNYYIDGVPVPARMFDMPFGYVERIEVLRGPQGTHFGLNSQAGAVNIVTADPADTFGGNAGVLYGSNGRKEIDATVEGPINDMISGRLSGRLRDFDGDLANILWSAPGIVSSSQDVLRARTYGSLSSKLLFNFDDLGTLTLNGTLSRDRQNPSTGVWLDDPGFPRNAFNPLPELEGQTATFSAKYERDLEEAHFTVLSGYSYYDTQLDADIVDGFLGSAQTGAPGFMLQTPGLNVRRIDERSRQFNQEFRLDGETDGGTRWVAGVSGLYSHFDSTTDITSLAIDNGTYQSQIDTTNLAAFGEVTVPITERMNWIGGLRLTYEQKTFDGVFLGRKGALARFAEGGREDYLFPTGRTGLTYAVMDEVTAFATIARGEKTGGYLFYNQFASLGLPLSPFDSAETWSYEAGLKAGDLGGWLDLSTSVFYNDTKNEQLFTFNPVFGRFSVENADTRSYGAELEAIVRPTEAVSLGGSVSLLNAEITGGNALIRGNDVPYAPTFTTMLHAEYRRALSLGAQSGEVYLRSEWSYTGSRAIDPANSRALDSYDIANLRAGWQGEHWQISAAVENIFDEKYVTSAFQAGTNTTGSPVFAGIAGEGRTLSLSARVKF